TCCGAGTTGCAAAAAAAGAGGCTGAAATTTCTATAATGCTCACCGAACCCGTATTAAAAAGGTTTAAAACCGACCATCTGGAAAATTTGAAAACTCTGATTAATTTTGGACATGTCAGCCTTTCCCTTTTCACGAAAGATCCAAAACTTGCAGGTTTCACTGTTACAGACAGATTCTTACTGCTCACCGTTCTTCCAAAGATAAAGTTCTTTGAACACGAAAGCCTGTTAAGTTTCAGACCCGAAGCTCTCAGATGGGGTACAGACCTTTTTTCGCATCTGCAAAAGGAAGCCGTTCAGATAAAGGAGATATGAGGCTTTCAGGAAAGCTTAAATGTATAACTCAAGATAGCAAACCTGCAAGATTAAATGTTTATCACAATCATTTAATGGAATGAAATGACCATATTAGAGGGGATAGATATGAGTTTCACGCTTAATATTGAAACCGATTT
The Methanosarcina thermophila TM-1 genome window above contains:
- a CDS encoding transcriptional regulator FilR1 domain-containing protein, with the protein product MLTEPVLKRFKTDHLENLKTLINFGHVSLSLFTKDPKLAGFTVTDRFLLLTVLPKIKFFEHESLLSFRPEALRWGTDLFSHLQKEAVQIKEI